A window from Citrus sinensis cultivar Valencia sweet orange chromosome 3, DVS_A1.0, whole genome shotgun sequence encodes these proteins:
- the LOC102619309 gene encoding adenine phosphoribosyltransferase 4, with product MSAYKDKDARINGIKDQIRVVPNFPKPGIMFQDITTLLLKPKEFKDTIDMFVERYKGKNISVVAGIEARGFIFGPPIALAIGAKFVPLRKPKKLPGKVISEEYILEYGTDCLEMHVGAVEPEERALVVDDLIATGGTLCAAINLLERVGAEVVECACVIELPDLKGRERLNGKPLYVLVESH from the exons atGTCAGCTTACAAAGACAAGGACGCTCGTATCAACGGTATCAAAGACCAGATTCGTGTTGTTCCTAATTTTCCCAAAccag GTATCATGTTTCAAGACATCACCACTCTGTTACTGAAACCCAAAGAATTCAAGGACACGATTGATATGTTCGTTGAGCGCTACAAAGGGAAGAATATTTCAGTTGTTGCAG GGATAGAGGCCCGTGGCTTTATATTTGGTCCTCCCATTGCATTGGCAATAGGAGCTAAATTTGTTCCTCTGAGAAAACCAAAGAAGTTGCCTG GCAAAGTTATTTCGGAAGAGTACATTTTGGAATATGGAACGGATTGTCTGGAGATGCATGTTGGAGCAGTTGAACCTGAGGAACGTGCTTTGGTAGTTGATGATCTGATTGCCACTGGCGGCACCCTCTGCGCAGCCATTAATTTACTTG AACGTGTTGGAGCTGAAGTGGTTGAATGTGCTTGTGTAATAGAATTACCGGATCTAAAG GGTCGCGAGCGATTGAATGGCAAGCCATTGTACGTACTTGTGGAGTCCCATTGA
- the LOC102619595 gene encoding uncharacterized protein LOC102619595, whose translation MTLIINFSEEKMFMRGDFDVNSVQRNTDALKEAFKQTMLNQENTFRTQVHELHRLYRVQITLMKDLGCKEFGRYNSCKESTQSSPMPDTNAISYEPPLKEPRFSSISMVCSVPPINQELFEGCQGMHDNLQQMPFDLQLPANQYISCADNDFLDKRNDSNHVKRTLESHVNNVSDAMDLTLSLSLGADSKRREGTKRSWLDKETHSYPIFVIDLEDSTERISRGNAKQEPSLGCTGLTTSTGGKDGSQMSVLSNLTIPRIVEKDTSHELAVSRFLVDNGECFQEQHSSNQESGESQADIPCKYMYIRKQNVFTSYDARHLDLNKVQLDDLPCSFSDPQVAYLSAASSIGSLPEMVARDKLSGGGEADLSPASLKSISRPPMYRSEYLGGCSSDPSNRDKFTSELQKGLLNDLNHTCVATRQVSSEKSEVEGPAYSCSGQSHDKCAGSCKSCCIVDNVSSSIKTLQPHIELGNSSTPAVEQHQKSSGNSENECINRKEGLAKVDVLIQRAAESLVHISLENSASFQDHTTRSGSHEIENNNSEQPQNSSDSFELLTLKLKDSSSEDYCVSSKPFEVNDTDKRDFGIKLKRGRRMKDFQREILPGLASLTRHEILEDINILEGALKSKEYRKNRARMADGESWCLQLRSRRKRINYIQRRNFS comes from the exons ATGACACTAATTATCAACTTCAGCGAGGAGAAGATGTTCATGAGAGGAGATTTTGATGTGAATTCTGTGCAGAGAAACACTGATGCACTTAAGGAAGCTTTTAAGCAGACAATGCTGAACCAGGAGAATACATTTAGGACGCAG GTTCATGAGCTTCATCGATTATATAGGGTACAAATTACACTAATGAAAGATCTTGGTTGCAAGGAGTTTGGTAGATACAATTCGTGCAAAGAAAGCACACAATCATCTCCAATGCCTGATACAAATGCAATAAGCTATGAGCCACCATTGAAAGAACCAAGATTTTCCTCAATTTCAATG GTTTGTTCAGTGCCACCCATAAACCAGGAGTTGTTTGAAGGATGCCAGGGTATGCATGACAATCTTCAACAGATGCCTTTTGATCTTCAACTTCCTGCCAATCAGTACATTAGCTGTGCTGACAATGATTTTCTAGACAAAAGGAATGATTCTAATCACGTTAAACGTACTTTGGAGAGTCATGTTAATAATGTATCAGATGCCATGGACTTGACACTTTCCCTTAGCCTTGGAGCAGACAGCAAGAGAAGAGAAGGTACAAAGAGATCTTGGTTAGATAAGGAAACTCATTCTTACCCCATATTTGTCATCGATTTGGAAGATTCAACTGAGAGGATATCAAGGGGGAACGCAAAACAAGAACCTTCTCTTGGCTGTACTGGTTTGACTACATCTACTGGGGGAAAGGATGGGTCACAAATGTCTGTTCTTTCCAACTTAACCATCCCAAGAATTGTGGAGAAAGATACATCTCATGAGCTTGCAGTGAGTCGCTTTCTTGTAGACAATGGTGAATGCTTCCAGGAGCAACACTCTTCCAACCAAG AAAGTGGAGAGTCCCAAGCTGATATTCCATGTAAATATATGTACATCAGAAAGCAAAATGTATTCACTTCATATGATGCCAGGCACTTGGACCTGAACAAAGTTCAGCTTGATGACCTGCCTTGTAGCTTTAGCGATCCCCAGGTGGCCTATCTTTCAGCAGCCAGTTCAATAGGTAGTTTGCCTGAAATGGTTGCCAGGGATAAACTCAGTGGAGGTGGTGAAGCTGATTTGAGTCCTGCAAGTCTCAAGTCTATTTCCAGGCCACCAATGTACCGCAGTGAATACCTTGGCGGCTGTTCTAGTGACCCCAGTAACAGAGATAAGTTCACATCCGAACTCCAAAAAGGTCTTTTAAATGATCTGAATCATACATGTGTGGCAACTAGACAAGTGAGCAGTGAGAAGAGTGAAGTAGAAGGTCCTGCATATTCATGTTCAGGTCAAAGTCACGATAAATGTGCTGGGTCATGCAAGTCCTGCTGCATTGTTGATAATGTATCAAGCAGTATAAAGACCTTGCAACCTCATATTGAATTGGGAAATTCAAGTACTCCTGCTGTTGAGCAGCACCAAAAATCTTCTGGCAATAGTGAAAACGAATGCATCAATAGGAAAGAAGGATTAGCCAAAGTGGATGTTTTGATCCAAAGAGCAGCTGAATCCCTTGTTCATATCTCCTTGGAGAATTCAGCTTCTTTTCAAGATCATACAACCAGATCAGGATCCCACGAGATAGAAAATAACAACAGTGAGCAGCCACAAAACTCTTCCGATTCTTTTGAGTTACTTACTTTGAAGCTAAAAGACAGCAGTTCTGAGGACTATTGTGTGTCATCTAAGCCATTTGAAGTAAATGACACCGATAAAAGGGATTTTGGTATCAAGTTGAAAAGAGGGAGGAGAATGAAAGATTTTCAGAGAGAAATTCTTCCTGGTCTAGCATCTCTAACCAGACatgaaattttggaagatATAAATATTCTGGAGGGAGCcttaaaatcaaaagaataCAGGAAAAACAGAGCCAGGATGGCTGATGGAGAGAGTTGGTGCCTACAATTGAGAAGTAGACGCAAGAGGATCAATTATATCCAGCGGagaaatttttcataa